One window from the genome of Hippoglossus hippoglossus isolate fHipHip1 chromosome 6, fHipHip1.pri, whole genome shotgun sequence encodes:
- the LOC117762831 gene encoding ras-related protein Rab-8B-like, giving the protein MAKTYDYLFKLLLIGDSGVGKTCLLFRFSEDSFNTTFISTIGIDFKIRTIELDGKRVKLQIWDTAGQERFRTITTAYYRGAMGIMLVYDISNEKSFENIKNWIRNIEEHASSDVEKMVLGNKCDMNDRRQVSKDRGEKLAIDYGVKFLETSAKSGLNVEEAFYTMGRDILHNLSSKTTDNGAGGSGKLVKISEKKSRRIKFFKCSLL; this is encoded by the exons ATGGCGAAGACGTACGATTACCTGttcaagctgctgctgatcGGAGACAGCGGAGTCGGCAAGACATGTCTGCTGTTCCGATTCAGCGAGGACTCCTTCAACACCACCTTCATATCCACAATAG GGATAGACTTCAAAATCAGAACAATAGAGCTGGATGGGAAGAGAGTCAAACTTCAGATTTG GGACACTGCAGGACAAGAGAGGTTCCGCACCATCACCACAGCTTACTACAGAGGTGCTATG gGTATCATGTTGGTCTATGACATCAGCAATGAGAAGTCctttgaaaacataaaaaactggATCAGAAATATTGAAGAG CATGCCTCGTCTGATGTGGAGAAGATGGTCTTGGGCAACAAATGTGACATGAATGACAGGCGACAGGTGTcgaaagacagaggagaaaaa CTGGCTATTGATTACGGAGTGAAGTTCTTGGAAACCAGTGCAAAGTCTGGTTTAAACGTGGAGGAG GCTTTTTATACCATGGGAAGAGACATATTACATAATCTGAGCTCAAAGACA ACTGACAACGGTGCCGGAGGGTCAGGCAAACTGGTCAAGATCTCAGAGAAAAAGTCAAGGAGGATTAAGTTCTTCAAATGTTCGCTCCTCTAG
- the rps27l gene encoding 40S ribosomal protein S27-like yields the protein MPLAKDLLHPAIDYERRQHKKKRLVQSPNSYFMDVKCPGCYKITTVFSHAQTVVLCVGCSTVLCQPKGGKARLTEGCSFRRKQH from the exons ATGCCT TTGGCCAAAgacctcctccaccctgctATCGACTATGAGAGAAGacaacacaagaagaaaagacTTGTTCAGAGTCCTAACTCCTACTTCATGGATGTGAAGTGTCCAG GCTGCTACAAGATCACCACTGTGTTCAGCCATGCACAGACGGTGGTTCTCTGTGTGGGATGCTCAACTGTGTTGTGCCAGCCAAAAGGAGGAAAGGCCAGACTGACAGAGG gttGCTCTTTCAGGAGGAAGCAACATTAA